A region from the Dehalococcoides mccartyi CG5 genome encodes:
- the argJ gene encoding bifunctional glutamate N-acetyltransferase/amino-acid acetyltransferase ArgJ, protein MKSSIDILPDGSITTPKGFKAGAIYAGIKKKSKNNLDLAILYSDTPCIAAGIFTTNKFRAAPVYISEHNLGFTDNRAIVVNSGCANAGTGEAGMADAIEMVKATAESLNMQPKDVLIASTGVIGHRLPIDKIKENVRLIGLSQRNGHEFARAIMTTDTRSKEIAVQVNIEGFQFYIAGAAKGAGMIHPNMATMLGFITTDASVSKEFLQFALKEAADVSFNMITVDGDTSTNDSLFMLSNGQAENPTFAGDTEYSLVFQQALTIVCQNLAKSIARDGEGAKRLIEIQVEGAANLEDARLIARVIAGSPLVKTAVHGADPNWGRILAAAGRAGADFDIDMVDLYLGESPVLLKGARTGVDEKELSSWLRQVEVIIKLNLNLGQGKAAAWGCDLSAEYVKINADYTT, encoded by the coding sequence ATGAAAAGCAGTATAGATATTTTGCCTGATGGCAGCATTACCACACCCAAAGGTTTTAAAGCCGGTGCGATTTATGCCGGTATCAAGAAAAAATCCAAGAACAATTTGGATCTGGCTATCTTATATTCAGACACACCCTGCATTGCCGCAGGCATATTTACCACCAATAAATTCCGGGCTGCCCCGGTGTATATTTCAGAACACAATCTGGGCTTCACCGATAACCGGGCCATTGTAGTCAACAGCGGTTGTGCCAACGCGGGCACAGGCGAAGCCGGCATGGCAGATGCCATTGAAATGGTGAAAGCCACAGCTGAAAGCCTGAATATGCAACCCAAAGACGTACTGATAGCTTCTACCGGGGTTATCGGACACCGCCTGCCTATAGATAAAATAAAGGAAAATGTCCGCCTGATAGGTCTTTCCCAACGCAACGGGCATGAATTTGCCCGGGCTATTATGACCACCGACACCCGCAGTAAAGAGATTGCGGTACAGGTAAATATAGAGGGTTTCCAGTTTTATATAGCCGGCGCTGCCAAAGGGGCAGGCATGATTCACCCTAATATGGCTACTATGCTGGGTTTTATAACTACAGACGCATCTGTAAGCAAAGAGTTTTTGCAGTTTGCCCTTAAAGAAGCGGCTGACGTCAGCTTCAATATGATAACTGTAGATGGTGACACATCTACCAATGACAGCCTTTTTATGCTCTCCAACGGGCAAGCGGAAAACCCCACCTTTGCCGGAGATACTGAATATTCACTGGTATTCCAGCAGGCACTTACCATTGTCTGCCAAAATCTGGCTAAAAGCATTGCCAGAGACGGCGAAGGCGCCAAACGGCTGATTGAAATACAGGTGGAGGGCGCAGCCAATCTGGAAGATGCCAGACTGATTGCCCGCGTAATAGCCGGCTCACCCCTGGTAAAAACTGCCGTCCACGGGGCAGATCCCAACTGGGGACGGATACTGGCAGCTGCCGGACGGGCCGGGGCTGATTTTGATATAGACATGGTAGACCTGTACCTTGGGGAAAGCCCGGTACTCCTTAAGGGTGCACGCACAGGCGTGGACGAAAAGGAACTTTCTTCGTGGCTTAGACAGGTAGAGGTTATTATAAAGCTTAACCTTAACCTTGGTCAGGGTAAAGCTGCTGCTTGGGGCTGTGACCTTTCAGCCGAATATGTAAAAATAAATGCAGACTACACTACTTAA
- the argB gene encoding acetylglutamate kinase produces the protein MEMTQSSNHIVVIKLGGSVLDSKDTSLKDIATLKQLGLKPVLIHGGASTVSAWSAKLGLETRLVNGERVTDDATLDVVAAILAGLVNKEIVAALLDMGIKAAGISGVDSATITGQIRATETGYLGDVVQVNTELITALLDANITPVISPVSFHQTNRPSGSRRLLNINGDPVAGEIASALQAERLVFLTDVPAVKGKNGEALGEISADHAAELLASGTASGGMIPKLRSCLKATLAGSSACIIDGRKPHMLIRELTEGNCGTTVTGQHLRRS, from the coding sequence ATGGAAATGACCCAATCAAGTAACCATATAGTTGTTATAAAGCTGGGGGGTTCAGTCCTTGACTCAAAGGACACCTCCCTGAAAGATATTGCCACCCTGAAACAGCTGGGATTAAAACCGGTGCTAATTCATGGCGGTGCCAGCACGGTAAGCGCTTGGTCTGCCAAGCTGGGATTGGAAACACGCCTTGTTAACGGCGAACGGGTAACAGATGACGCTACTCTGGACGTGGTAGCCGCCATTCTGGCCGGGCTGGTAAACAAGGAAATCGTAGCCGCTCTGCTGGATATGGGCATAAAAGCCGCCGGCATCTCTGGGGTAGACAGCGCTACCATAACCGGACAAATACGGGCAACCGAAACCGGCTATCTGGGAGATGTGGTACAGGTAAACACCGAACTTATCACCGCTCTGCTGGATGCGAATATAACCCCGGTAATCTCACCGGTCAGTTTTCACCAAACAAACCGCCCCTCCGGAAGCCGCCGCCTGTTGAATATAAACGGCGACCCGGTAGCCGGAGAAATTGCCTCCGCACTCCAAGCTGAACGGCTTGTATTTTTGACAGATGTTCCTGCCGTAAAGGGCAAGAATGGCGAAGCACTGGGTGAAATAAGCGCAGACCATGCCGCCGAACTGTTGGCTTCAGGTACAGCTTCGGGAGGTATGATACCCAAACTCCGTTCCTGCCTTAAGGCTACACTGGCAGGTTCCTCTGCCTGTATTATAGACGGCAGAAAACCCCATATGCTGATACGTGAACTTACCGAGGGCAATTGCGGTACTACAGTAACCGGCCAGCATCTCAGGCGCAGTTAG
- a CDS encoding acetylornithine transaminase — translation MDNWQELEHKYYMQTFYRAPITIVKGQGAKVWDDKGKEYLDFVAGWAVNSLGHCHPAVVKAVTEQAGTLIQTSNNFYTIPQLNLAKLLIDNSCLDRIFFCNSGTEASEGAVKLARRYGKLKLKGAYEVITATGSFHGRTLAMVSASGQSKYQEPYTPLPTGFINVEYNNPKAIKVAITDKTCAVMLEPIQGESGVNVPDAGYLKEVRKICDEAGILLILDEIQTGIGRTGKLFAYEHFGIEPDIITLAKGLASGVPIGAFMAKESASVFAKGEHGSTFGGNPLACAAGYATMKFILDNHISEHAAAMGKYLIKGLEKLKAKHSIIQGYRGCGLLMALDFKADIAKELVSNCLSEGLLLNAVKPNALRFMPSLNITEADIDEALSKLDNVLTHSESAGV, via the coding sequence ATGGATAACTGGCAAGAGCTTGAACATAAGTACTACATGCAGACTTTCTACCGCGCGCCTATCACTATTGTGAAGGGGCAGGGTGCAAAAGTCTGGGACGATAAAGGCAAAGAATATCTGGATTTTGTGGCAGGCTGGGCGGTAAACAGTCTGGGGCACTGCCATCCGGCGGTGGTCAAGGCTGTTACTGAGCAGGCTGGCACCCTTATACAGACTTCCAATAATTTTTACACCATTCCCCAGCTTAATCTGGCCAAACTGCTGATTGATAACAGCTGTCTAGACCGTATTTTCTTTTGCAATAGCGGAACTGAAGCTAGTGAAGGAGCAGTCAAACTGGCTCGCCGCTACGGCAAGCTGAAACTGAAAGGGGCTTACGAGGTTATTACCGCCACCGGCTCTTTCCACGGGCGGACTCTGGCTATGGTCTCGGCATCCGGCCAGAGCAAATACCAGGAGCCCTATACTCCCCTGCCAACCGGATTTATAAACGTGGAATACAATAACCCTAAAGCTATAAAAGTGGCTATCACAGACAAGACCTGTGCCGTTATGCTAGAACCCATACAGGGTGAAAGCGGAGTTAACGTACCTGATGCAGGATATCTCAAAGAAGTACGCAAAATCTGTGACGAAGCCGGCATACTTTTGATACTGGATGAAATTCAAACCGGTATCGGCCGTACCGGCAAACTTTTTGCTTATGAACATTTCGGCATTGAGCCGGATATTATCACTCTGGCCAAAGGGCTGGCTTCAGGCGTACCCATCGGGGCATTTATGGCCAAAGAAAGCGCCTCGGTCTTTGCCAAAGGCGAACACGGTTCTACCTTCGGGGGTAACCCATTGGCCTGTGCTGCCGGCTATGCCACTATGAAATTTATTCTGGATAACCATATCTCCGAACACGCCGCTGCCATGGGCAAATACCTGATAAAAGGGCTGGAAAAACTAAAGGCTAAGCACAGTATTATACAAGGCTATCGCGGTTGCGGGCTGCTGATGGCACTGGATTTCAAAGCCGATATTGCCAAAGAGCTGGTATCAAACTGCCTGAGCGAAGGGCTGCTGCTGAATGCGGTTAAGCCCAATGCCCTGCGGTTTATGCCTTCGCTGAATATTACTGAAGCAGATATAGATGAGGCCCTATCCAAACTGGACAATGTTCTCACCCATTCTGAAAGTGCCGGGGTCTAA
- a CDS encoding argininosuccinate synthase, with protein MSEKVVLAYSGGLDTSAAVKWLQEKYGMDVIAVTIDVGNEKDFTLIKEKALKVGAKKAYVRDVRKEFAEDYIWKAIKANSMYEGVYPLATALARPLIAKVMVDIALEEGATAIAHGCTGKGNDQVRFDVGINTLAPHLKIIAPARQWGMTREQTMEYAQKWGIPVPISVKNPFSIDENLWGRSIECGLLEDPWNEPIPEVFAWTRPVEETPDEPEYLEVEFEQGVPVAVNGEKLSPLALIQKVHDIASLHGVGRIDHVENRLVGIKSREIYEAPAAVVLIAAHQALEAMTLSKSQLRFKQMVEATYSDIIYNGLWFSALRQDLDAFIDSSQRFVSGTVRLKLSKGSFRVVGRKSPYSLYHKGMATYDKGDQFDPSSAVGFITLWGLQAKLQAQLQPILEEEKGNKS; from the coding sequence ATGTCTGAAAAAGTTGTGCTGGCATACTCCGGCGGGTTAGATACCTCAGCCGCCGTCAAATGGCTTCAGGAAAAATACGGCATGGATGTGATTGCCGTTACTATAGACGTGGGTAATGAAAAAGATTTTACCCTGATAAAGGAAAAAGCCCTGAAGGTAGGCGCTAAAAAAGCCTATGTACGGGATGTGCGCAAGGAATTTGCCGAGGATTATATCTGGAAAGCTATCAAAGCCAATTCCATGTACGAAGGCGTCTATCCGCTGGCAACCGCCCTTGCCCGCCCCCTTATTGCCAAGGTTATGGTAGATATAGCCCTTGAGGAAGGGGCTACCGCCATTGCCCACGGTTGTACCGGCAAAGGCAATGACCAGGTACGCTTTGACGTGGGTATAAATACCCTTGCCCCCCATTTGAAAATTATTGCTCCGGCCCGCCAGTGGGGCATGACCCGCGAGCAGACCATGGAATACGCCCAGAAATGGGGCATTCCCGTACCTATTTCGGTTAAAAACCCCTTCTCTATAGATGAAAACCTGTGGGGACGGAGTATAGAGTGCGGTCTGCTGGAAGACCCTTGGAACGAGCCTATTCCCGAGGTATTTGCCTGGACCCGACCGGTGGAAGAAACCCCGGATGAGCCCGAATATCTGGAAGTAGAGTTTGAACAGGGTGTGCCTGTAGCTGTAAACGGAGAAAAACTGTCTCCTTTGGCGCTAATCCAGAAGGTGCATGATATTGCCAGTTTGCACGGGGTAGGCCGTATTGACCACGTGGAAAACCGTCTGGTAGGCATAAAATCCCGCGAGATTTACGAAGCCCCGGCCGCGGTTGTCCTTATTGCCGCCCATCAGGCTTTGGAGGCCATGACCCTTTCCAAGAGCCAATTACGCTTTAAGCAGATGGTGGAAGCTACCTATTCGGATATTATTTATAACGGTCTGTGGTTTTCTGCCCTGCGGCAGGATCTGGACGCTTTTATAGACTCCAGCCAGCGTTTTGTTAGCGGCACAGTCCGCCTGAAACTCTCCAAGGGAAGTTTCCGGGTAGTGGGACGCAAATCCCCCTATTCCCTGTACCACAAAGGTATGGCCACTTACGATAAGGGTGACCAGTTTGACCCGTCTTCGGCAGTGGGTTTTATAACCCTGTGGGGGCTTCAAGCCAAACTGCAAGCCCAGCTTCAACCTATTTTGGAAGAAGAAAAGGGGAATAAATCCTAA
- the argH gene encoding argininosuccinate lyase — translation MSHIRSRFSKPADELVVRYTTSLPFDWRLYKEDIKCSTAHARMLSKQGIISTEDSQSIINGLNAILTEIETGSFVFKPEMEDIHMAIEGRLFELIGEAAGRLHTARSRNDQVATDVHLFVKNACDKTINKIRTLQGTLLEQAEAHPQTALPGYTHMQIAQPVLLPHHLLAYFEMLERDCGRFTDARKRADVIPLGSGALAGVPYPLDREMVAKELGFSAISQNSLDAVSERDFILEYLSDAAICQMHLSRLSEEMVIWSSAEYAFVELDDAYTTGSSIMPQKKNPDVAELCRGKTGRVYGSLNTMLTVMKGLPLSYNRDLQEDKEPLFDCVDTLGDSLEVFAGMIKTAKFKPERMLRALEKGYVLATDIADYLVGKGESFRNSHGIVARLVSYAVAQNKTFGELSLAEYRQFSNLFEKDIYAVDIKSALNARNLPGGTAPKQIAQAIARAKKILAEAGVKN, via the coding sequence ATGAGCCATATCCGAAGCCGCTTTTCAAAACCGGCAGATGAACTGGTGGTCAGATATACCACCTCTCTGCCCTTTGACTGGCGTTTATACAAAGAAGATATAAAATGCTCAACCGCCCATGCCCGCATGCTTTCAAAACAGGGCATTATTTCGACTGAAGACAGCCAGTCCATAATAAACGGGCTAAATGCTATCCTCACCGAAATAGAAACAGGCAGTTTCGTATTTAAACCCGAAATGGAAGATATCCACATGGCCATAGAGGGGCGTCTTTTTGAGCTTATTGGCGAAGCGGCCGGCAGACTGCACACCGCCCGCAGCCGAAACGATCAGGTAGCAACAGATGTACACCTTTTTGTCAAAAATGCCTGTGATAAAACTATTAATAAAATACGCACCCTTCAGGGAACTTTGCTGGAACAGGCGGAAGCACACCCGCAGACTGCCCTGCCTGGTTATACCCATATGCAAATAGCCCAGCCGGTGCTACTTCCCCACCACCTGCTGGCTTACTTTGAAATGCTGGAACGTGACTGCGGGCGTTTTACAGATGCCCGAAAACGGGCGGATGTAATACCGCTTGGCAGCGGTGCTCTGGCAGGTGTACCCTACCCGCTTGACCGCGAAATGGTGGCCAAAGAACTGGGTTTTTCGGCTATCAGTCAAAACTCGCTGGATGCGGTTTCAGAGCGGGACTTTATACTGGAATACCTTTCAGACGCCGCAATATGCCAGATGCACCTCTCCAGACTGAGTGAAGAGATGGTGATATGGTCTTCGGCTGAATATGCCTTTGTAGAGCTTGATGACGCCTATACCACCGGCTCAAGCATTATGCCCCAAAAGAAAAATCCGGACGTGGCCGAACTCTGCCGCGGCAAGACCGGGCGGGTATACGGCTCTCTGAATACCATGCTGACCGTCATGAAGGGGTTGCCTCTTTCCTATAACCGAGACCTGCAGGAAGATAAAGAACCCCTGTTTGACTGTGTGGACACTCTGGGGGACAGCCTTGAGGTATTTGCCGGTATGATAAAAACCGCCAAGTTCAAGCCTGAACGTATGCTTCGGGCTTTGGAAAAGGGCTATGTTCTGGCAACTGATATTGCCGATTATCTGGTGGGCAAAGGCGAAAGTTTCCGTAACTCACACGGCATTGTGGCACGGCTGGTGAGCTATGCTGTCGCTCAAAATAAAACCTTTGGTGAGCTCAGCCTTGCGGAATACCGCCAATTTTCAAACCTGTTTGAAAAAGATATTTATGCTGTAGATATAAAGTCAGCCCTAAATGCCCGCAACCTGCCCGGCGGAACTGCACCAAAACAAATAGCCCAGGCAATTGCCCGGGCTAAGAAAATACTTGCTGAAGCTGGAGTTAAAAACTAA
- the rpmB gene encoding 50S ribosomal protein L28, with protein MKCEMCGKTPSFGHNVSHSKRRTNRMWMPNIHSAKIAVNGTEVRMKLCTRCIRTQAKLAKTA; from the coding sequence ATGAAATGTGAAATGTGTGGCAAGACCCCTTCGTTTGGGCATAATGTAAGCCATTCCAAGAGGCGCACTAACCGGATGTGGATGCCCAATATTCATTCCGCCAAGATTGCCGTTAATGGCACTGAAGTTCGCATGAAACTGTGCACCCGTTGTATCCGCACTCAGGCCAAGCTTGCTAAAACTGCCTAA
- a CDS encoding DAK2 domain-containing protein yields the protein MTQNGNISGAQFRDMVAAATNWLEKSSQDIDALNVFPVPDGDTGTNMLLTMRSAVEETYKYHEPDVSTVALAIAKGSLMGARGNSGVILSQIWRGVSIALKDKTAICASDWAVAMKQASETAYQGLNNPVEGTILTVLRDVATASQQEVESGITSVSELVEKGMTAAGESVANTPSLLPALREAGVVDAGGQGFYTILEGSLHFLRGEIEDMQFRKSRVITGNIPTGNLSGQYVVDDEEAFGYCTEFLLKGENMDIDKIRERLKKKGVSLIVVGDPTTVRVHIHTLKPGSVMNYVGELGTMHKVSVRNMDEQHEDFLALQKERMPSVDTAIVAVVAGDGLKEVFKSLGAQSIISGGQTMNPSTKDILQAVEAAPSDKVIILPNNKNIILTAIQVENLTKKKIKVIPSITIPQGVAALLAFDYEADFDTNFNLMKDAKESVKTIEITRAVRSTKLNGLNIKKKQAIGLLDDELCAVGDEPKAVLDEIISKLDLSKSEVITVYYGADTTEEEAKILETELIEKHPSLQVEMVNGGQPHYNYTVSIE from the coding sequence ATGACACAGAACGGAAACATCAGCGGTGCCCAATTTAGAGATATGGTGGCAGCTGCTACAAACTGGCTGGAAAAAAGCTCCCAAGATATTGACGCTTTAAACGTATTTCCTGTTCCTGACGGGGATACCGGTACAAATATGTTACTAACCATGCGCTCTGCAGTAGAAGAAACCTACAAATACCACGAGCCGGACGTCTCAACCGTAGCCTTGGCCATAGCCAAGGGTTCTTTAATGGGCGCCCGCGGCAACAGCGGCGTCATACTCTCCCAGATATGGCGGGGTGTTTCCATTGCCCTGAAGGATAAGACGGCTATATGCGCATCTGACTGGGCGGTAGCCATGAAACAGGCCTCGGAGACCGCTTATCAGGGGCTGAATAATCCGGTGGAAGGCACTATCCTGACCGTACTCAGAGACGTAGCCACTGCCAGCCAGCAAGAGGTTGAAAGCGGTATTACCAGCGTAAGTGAGCTGGTGGAAAAAGGCATGACCGCAGCCGGTGAATCCGTGGCCAATACCCCCAGCCTGCTCCCTGCCCTGCGTGAAGCCGGGGTGGTAGACGCCGGCGGACAGGGTTTTTATACTATTCTGGAGGGTTCACTCCATTTCCTGCGGGGTGAGATTGAGGACATGCAGTTCCGCAAATCCCGGGTTATTACCGGCAATATCCCCACCGGCAACCTGTCCGGACAATACGTAGTAGATGATGAAGAAGCCTTTGGCTATTGTACCGAGTTTTTGCTCAAGGGCGAAAATATGGATATTGACAAGATACGCGAACGCTTAAAGAAAAAAGGCGTCTCGCTTATAGTTGTCGGTGACCCCACTACTGTGAGGGTACATATACATACCCTGAAACCCGGCAGTGTTATGAACTATGTGGGCGAGCTGGGTACCATGCACAAGGTCAGCGTACGCAATATGGACGAACAGCACGAAGACTTTTTAGCCCTGCAAAAAGAACGCATGCCTTCGGTGGATACCGCCATTGTGGCCGTGGTAGCCGGAGACGGGCTGAAAGAAGTTTTCAAAAGTCTGGGTGCCCAGAGCATTATTTCCGGCGGGCAGACCATGAACCCGTCCACCAAGGATATACTACAAGCAGTGGAAGCCGCCCCTTCGGACAAGGTAATAATACTGCCTAACAATAAGAATATTATCCTGACTGCTATTCAGGTGGAAAACCTGACCAAGAAAAAGATAAAGGTCATTCCCAGCATCACCATACCCCAGGGCGTGGCAGCTTTGCTGGCTTTTGACTATGAAGCAGATTTTGATACCAACTTCAACCTGATGAAAGATGCCAAAGAGAGCGTTAAAACTATAGAGATAACCAGAGCTGTCCGTTCTACCAAACTGAACGGTCTCAATATAAAGAAAAAACAGGCTATCGGCCTGCTGGATGATGAGCTTTGTGCCGTAGGTGATGAACCCAAAGCTGTTCTTGATGAAATAATATCCAAACTGGATCTTTCCAAGTCAGAGGTCATAACCGTCTATTACGGGGCGGATACTACCGAAGAAGAAGCCAAAATACTGGAGACAGAACTTATAGAAAAGCACCCCTCACTTCAGGTTGAAATGGTGAATGGGGGACAGCCTCATTATAACTACACCGTTTCTATTGAATAG
- a CDS encoding DegV family protein produces the protein MTVKIVTDSTSDISQKLAAELGITVVPLTVSFGNEHFKDGVSITPEQFFTRLTSQNIYPTTTQPSPGLFLETFEKLCEETDEILVITVSSKLSGTLSSAKNAAAIIHGRCQVEVIDSQRVIMGTGLLAIYAAELAKTGLNLKELSQAISQKLDDCHPIMYFDTLTYLHKGGRMGKAQSLVGTMLSIKPILKMEDGIICPLSKVRSRRAGMDYLYKFINSYPKIKYLAVEHATSPEDADELVERLGNILPKEQIFRSRIGPVVGTYTGANAVAVTVLEDK, from the coding sequence ATGACGGTCAAAATAGTAACCGACAGCACTTCGGATATAAGCCAGAAGCTGGCCGCTGAACTGGGCATAACCGTAGTACCATTGACGGTTTCGTTTGGCAATGAACACTTTAAAGATGGTGTCAGCATAACACCTGAACAGTTTTTTACCCGCCTTACTTCCCAAAATATATATCCCACTACTACCCAACCCTCACCGGGATTATTTTTGGAAACTTTTGAGAAGTTGTGTGAAGAAACAGATGAGATACTGGTTATTACCGTTTCCTCAAAACTGTCAGGTACCCTTTCATCCGCTAAAAATGCCGCTGCCATTATACATGGCCGCTGCCAAGTGGAAGTGATAGATTCCCAAAGGGTTATCATGGGGACAGGGCTACTGGCTATATATGCCGCCGAACTGGCAAAAACCGGCCTTAACCTCAAGGAACTTAGCCAAGCCATCAGCCAAAAACTGGATGACTGCCACCCCATCATGTACTTTGATACCCTAACCTACCTGCACAAGGGCGGACGGATGGGCAAAGCCCAAAGTCTGGTGGGCACCATGCTTTCCATAAAACCCATTCTGAAGATGGAAGACGGCATTATCTGCCCGCTTTCCAAAGTGCGTTCCCGCAGAGCCGGCATGGACTACCTTTATAAGTTTATCAACTCTTACCCGAAGATAAAATACCTGGCGGTAGAACATGCCACCAGCCCGGAAGATGCCGATGAACTGGTGGAGAGACTGGGGAATATACTCCCGAAAGAACAAATCTTCAGGTCAAGAATTGGACCGGTTGTGGGTACTTATACAGGGGCAAATGCGGTAGCTGTCACCGTTCTGGAAGACAAATAA
- a CDS encoding DegV family protein → MAVKIITDSTSDIPPEMAKNMGITVIPLTVSFGNEHFLDNVTLKPDEFYRRLSLSGIYPHTTQPSPAVFKENYEKLMPQADGILVINISSKLSGTYQSALSAVTMLENISCPIEIIDSQTVSLALGLLAIKANDLAKSGKTLGEIKEAITQSLPDAQPVMFFDTLTYLHKGGRIGRAQSMIGSLLSVKPLLTVRDGVVTPLTRVRSLQAGMDQLYNFAAQHSTLEYVGIGYATSTTDALKLKERLAPLFPPEKIYLTQVGPVVGTYTGPNTLCINIIGKS, encoded by the coding sequence ATGGCAGTGAAAATAATAACCGACAGTACTTCTGATATTCCGCCCGAAATGGCTAAAAATATGGGGATTACGGTAATTCCCCTGACTGTATCTTTTGGAAATGAACACTTTCTGGATAATGTAACCCTTAAGCCTGATGAATTTTACCGCCGTCTTTCACTAAGCGGCATTTATCCCCATACCACTCAACCGTCACCGGCTGTCTTTAAAGAAAACTATGAAAAACTTATGCCACAGGCTGATGGCATACTGGTTATTAACATATCATCTAAACTTTCCGGCACCTACCAGTCTGCTTTAAGTGCCGTAACCATGCTGGAAAACATAAGCTGTCCTATAGAAATAATAGATTCACAGACAGTCAGCCTGGCACTGGGGTTACTGGCTATAAAAGCCAATGATTTGGCCAAAAGCGGGAAAACCTTGGGAGAGATAAAAGAAGCCATCACCCAAAGCCTGCCTGATGCCCAGCCGGTTATGTTTTTTGATACCCTGACCTACCTGCACAAAGGCGGCAGGATTGGCCGCGCCCAAAGCATGATTGGTTCACTCCTTTCAGTAAAACCCTTACTTACAGTACGTGACGGGGTGGTTACCCCTTTGACCAGAGTACGCTCACTGCAAGCCGGCATGGACCAGCTTTACAACTTTGCCGCCCAACACAGTACCCTTGAATATGTAGGTATCGGTTATGCCACCTCTACCACTGATGCCTTAAAACTAAAGGAGCGCCTTGCCCCCTTGTTCCCGCCGGAAAAAATATACCTAACCCAGGTAGGACCGGTAGTAGGCACATATACAGGGCCGAATACCCTGTGTATAAACATAATCGGGAAAAGCTGA
- a CDS encoding DegV family protein — translation MNVQIVIDSTSDITPQMAKAMGNVHIMPLTVSFGNEHFQDGIDITPEEFYTRLPQDENIPTTTQPLPGYVIELVTRLSEETDQILILTLSQKLSGTYQSALYTKKTLESPTCRIEVFDTNLTTLGHGLRAIRASDMAKEGANLDQILEELRKPHNYLAGVMYFDTLKYLARGGRIGKAQSLLGAMLSFKPIITVQDGEVSPVTRVRSRQAGMDYLYNYAASRKNIRYLGVEHANTPEDAEALIERLGNIFPKEKIIRSRIGPVIGTSIGPNAVCVVAWADA, via the coding sequence TTGAATGTCCAGATTGTAATTGACAGCACCTCTGATATTACACCCCAGATGGCCAAAGCCATGGGTAATGTACATATAATGCCGCTCACAGTGTCCTTCGGAAACGAACACTTTCAAGACGGCATAGATATAACCCCGGAAGAATTTTATACCCGCCTGCCGCAAGACGAGAATATCCCTACCACTACCCAACCCCTTCCCGGATATGTAATAGAATTGGTGACCCGCCTTTCCGAAGAAACCGACCAGATACTTATCCTTACCCTTTCCCAAAAACTCAGCGGCACTTACCAGTCTGCACTTTATACCAAAAAAACTCTGGAAAGCCCCACCTGCCGCATAGAGGTATTTGATACCAACCTGACTACGCTGGGGCACGGACTTAGGGCTATAAGGGCATCGGATATGGCCAAAGAAGGGGCAAATCTGGACCAGATACTGGAAGAACTTCGAAAGCCCCATAACTATTTGGCAGGGGTTATGTACTTTGATACTTTAAAATATCTGGCCAGAGGCGGACGGATTGGCAAAGCCCAAAGTTTGCTGGGAGCAATGCTTTCGTTCAAGCCCATTATCACCGTTCAGGACGGAGAGGTCAGCCCTGTAACCAGAGTGCGTTCGCGTCAGGCAGGCATGGATTATCTTTATAACTATGCCGCCAGCCGCAAAAATATCCGCTATCTGGGGGTTGAGCATGCCAATACACCTGAAGACGCCGAGGCTTTAATAGAACGTTTGGGGAATATTTTCCCCAAGGAAAAGATAATCCGTTCACGGATAGGCCCGGTAATCGGGACATCTATCGGCCCTAACGCTGTATGCGTGGTAGCTTGGGCAGACGCCTAA